A DNA window from Caulobacter mirabilis contains the following coding sequences:
- a CDS encoding zinc-binding dehydrogenase: MRAVVRRAGKLICEDIEELDPGPGQVRVKTLACGICGSDLHALHHFDHMVEMGRRSGSGGGDLDPKKDIVFGHEFCAEVLEGGPGADRFKAGTRVVSMPVNLSPTRFDAVGYSNLYPGGFAERMILTEMLLLEVPNGLSTEHAALTEPMAVGEHAVASAALDKTSVALVIGCGPVGLAVIAALKVRGHGPIIAADFSPRRRQAAEVMGADVVVDPAQTGPHTKWADYGVPMTGEAMRAALFSGQQTGRPVVFECVGAPGVLQSVIEGCPMKAQIIVAGVCMEPDRIEPSLAINKQLDLRFVLGYQPDEFAQSLFNIAEGKIDVSPLITGSVGLDGVAQAFVDLGNPEQHVKVLVTPNG, from the coding sequence ATGCGGGCCGTGGTGCGTCGGGCGGGCAAGCTGATCTGCGAGGACATCGAGGAGCTGGATCCCGGTCCCGGCCAGGTGCGGGTGAAGACCCTGGCCTGCGGCATCTGCGGGTCTGACCTGCACGCGCTGCATCATTTCGACCACATGGTGGAGATGGGCCGGCGCTCGGGCAGCGGCGGCGGCGACCTGGATCCCAAGAAGGACATCGTCTTCGGCCACGAGTTCTGCGCCGAGGTGCTCGAGGGCGGCCCCGGCGCCGACCGGTTCAAGGCCGGAACGCGCGTGGTCTCGATGCCGGTGAACCTCAGCCCCACCCGGTTCGACGCCGTCGGCTACTCCAACCTCTACCCGGGCGGTTTCGCAGAACGGATGATTCTGACCGAGATGCTGCTGCTGGAGGTGCCGAACGGCCTGTCCACCGAACATGCCGCCCTGACCGAGCCGATGGCCGTGGGCGAACATGCCGTGGCCAGCGCGGCCCTGGACAAGACCTCCGTCGCCCTGGTCATCGGCTGCGGCCCCGTCGGCCTGGCGGTGATCGCGGCGCTGAAGGTGCGCGGACACGGCCCGATCATCGCCGCCGACTTCTCGCCCCGCCGCCGCCAGGCCGCCGAGGTCATGGGGGCCGACGTGGTCGTCGATCCGGCGCAGACCGGCCCGCACACGAAATGGGCGGACTACGGCGTGCCCATGACTGGCGAAGCCATGCGCGCGGCGCTGTTCTCGGGCCAGCAGACCGGCCGGCCGGTGGTGTTCGAATGCGTCGGCGCGCCCGGCGTGCTGCAGAGCGTGATCGAGGGCTGCCCGATGAAGGCCCAGATCATCGTCGCCGGGGTTTGTATGGAGCCCGACCGGATCGAGCCCTCGCTGGCGATCAACAAGCAGCTCGATCTGCGGTTCGTGCTCGGCTACCAGCCCGACGAGTTCGCCCAGAGCCTGTTCAACATCGCCGAGGGCAAGATCGACGTTTCGCCGCTGATCACCGGCTCGGTGGGCCTGGACGGCGTGGCGCAGGCCTTCGTCGACCTCGGCAACCCCGAACAGCACGTGAAGGTCCTGGTGACCCCGAACGGATGA
- a CDS encoding peroxiredoxin codes for MKRLIAAAVAASALLAAPAALAALQPGDKAPDFSSTAYLAGKGAPFQLSKALKKGPVVLYFFPSAYTKGCTIEANEFAVATADFNAMGATVIGVTAGQTERLADFSKEHCRDKFAVAAVTKDTIKAYDAVLAMKPDLSERTSYVIAPDGKVIYAFSDLANPVEHVVKTKEAVKAWRAKHPK; via the coding sequence ATGAAACGCCTGATCGCCGCCGCCGTCGCCGCTTCCGCCCTGCTGGCCGCCCCGGCCGCCCTGGCGGCGCTCCAGCCGGGCGACAAGGCGCCGGACTTCTCCAGCACCGCCTACCTGGCCGGCAAGGGCGCGCCCTTCCAGCTGTCCAAGGCCCTGAAGAAGGGACCGGTGGTGCTGTACTTCTTCCCCTCGGCCTACACCAAGGGCTGCACCATCGAGGCCAACGAGTTCGCCGTGGCGACGGCCGACTTCAACGCCATGGGCGCGACGGTGATCGGCGTCACCGCCGGCCAGACCGAGCGCCTGGCCGACTTCTCCAAGGAACATTGCCGCGACAAGTTCGCCGTGGCGGCCGTGACCAAGGACACCATCAAGGCCTATGACGCGGTCCTGGCGATGAAGCCGGACCTGTCGGAGCGGACCAGCTACGTCATCGCCCCCGACGGCAAGGTCATCTACGCCTTCAGCGACCTGGCCAATCCGGTCGAGCACGTGGTCAAGACCAAGGAGGCCGTGAAGGCCTGGCGCGCCAAGCACCCGAAGTAG